In Streptomyces capitiformicae, one genomic interval encodes:
- a CDS encoding DUF2277 domain-containing protein: MCRSIKTLRPPVLPEEATEDDIRAAALQYVRKVSGFRAPAAHNREVFDQAVDAIAAATAELLSGLEVRGAARRAG; this comes from the coding sequence ATGTGCCGCAGCATCAAGACTCTCCGACCGCCCGTCCTCCCCGAAGAGGCCACGGAGGACGACATCCGTGCCGCCGCCCTCCAGTACGTCCGCAAGGTCTCCGGCTTCCGGGCGCCCGCCGCCCACAACCGTGAGGTCTTCGACCAGGCGGTGGACGCGATCGCCGCGGCCACCGCCGAACTGCTGTCCGGGCTGGAGGTCCGCGGCGCGGCGCGTCGGGCCGGGTAG
- a CDS encoding FAD-dependent monooxygenase: protein MSAIVVGAGIGGLAATISLRRAGCEVTLVEQTRRFTEIGAGIQLAPNATRVLRRLGMLDAVAERATRPTELTFRTWSDGTLIARYTLGRDAEDEFGAPYLQVHRADLHQALADAVPPWSVRLNTAAVGIDQDDTSAYVTTASGERLGADLVVAADGVRSPARRWLFGTDAAVFSGTAAYRALLPAAEVADLDLPEYALWLGPDRHVVHYWVRRGELLNVVGIFQTEAAQESWTARAEPGEQQRMFDGWDPRVLSLLERSGLMLRYGIHTRAPLERWNLGRVTLLGDSAHAMVPFQAQGAAQAIMDAAVLGDVLTGATPADVPGALDRYARRRISTATRVQARSQRAGTDYHLPDGPEAQARNARLTAYAAENRFGPHSLAWADDVLAENDDLSRQ, encoded by the coding sequence ATCAGCGCGATCGTCGTGGGGGCGGGGATCGGCGGGCTGGCCGCGACGATCAGTCTGCGGCGCGCCGGGTGCGAGGTCACGCTGGTCGAGCAGACGCGGCGGTTCACGGAGATCGGGGCCGGGATCCAGCTCGCACCCAACGCCACACGCGTACTGCGCCGGCTGGGCATGCTCGACGCGGTCGCCGAACGGGCCACCCGACCCACCGAGTTGACCTTCCGCACCTGGTCCGACGGGACACTGATCGCCCGCTACACACTGGGCCGCGACGCCGAGGACGAGTTCGGCGCGCCCTACCTCCAGGTCCACCGGGCCGATCTGCACCAGGCCCTGGCCGACGCGGTGCCGCCCTGGTCCGTGCGCCTGAACACGGCCGCCGTCGGTATCGACCAGGACGACACATCCGCCTACGTGACGACGGCGAGCGGCGAGCGTCTGGGAGCGGACCTGGTCGTGGCCGCCGACGGGGTGCGGTCCCCGGCCCGCCGGTGGCTCTTCGGCACGGACGCCGCCGTCTTCTCGGGCACCGCCGCCTACCGGGCGCTGCTCCCGGCCGCCGAGGTGGCCGACCTCGACCTGCCGGAGTACGCCCTCTGGCTCGGACCGGACCGGCACGTCGTCCACTACTGGGTGCGGCGCGGTGAACTGCTCAACGTCGTGGGAATCTTCCAGACCGAGGCGGCGCAGGAGTCATGGACCGCCCGGGCCGAGCCGGGCGAGCAGCAGCGGATGTTCGACGGCTGGGACCCCCGGGTGCTCAGCCTCCTCGAACGCTCGGGCCTGATGCTCCGCTACGGCATCCACACCCGCGCCCCGCTCGAGCGCTGGAACCTCGGCCGCGTGACCCTGCTCGGCGACAGCGCCCACGCCATGGTGCCGTTCCAGGCCCAGGGCGCGGCACAGGCGATCATGGACGCGGCCGTGCTCGGCGACGTCCTCACGGGGGCCACACCGGCCGACGTACCGGGCGCGCTCGACCGGTACGCGCGCCGCCGGATCTCCACCGCCACCCGCGTGCAGGCCCGCTCCCAGCGGGCGGGCACGGACTACCACCTGCCGGACGGCCCCGAGGCCCAGGCACGCAACGCCCGCCTGACGGCGTACGCGGCCGAGAACAGGTTCGGCCCGCACTCGCTCGCGTGGGCGGACGACGTCCTCGCCGAAAACGACGACCTGAGCAGGCAGTAA
- a CDS encoding FAD-dependent monooxygenase, translating to MGRTALVVGGGIGGLAAAIGLRRAGWEVAVVERSPVLADVGGGISLHANGVRALDALGVGEAIRAAARPQYSGGTRTPAGDWLIRMDGAAIERASGVPVFGVRWAELHRVLRAALPAGCLRVGAEVMSVERGGTAPARVSLASGAELEADLVVVADGVHSRLRGLLFPHHPGPAYSGSTVLRAVTEHPVTLTGDLELTWGKGAEFGHITFPDGRAEWHAVIKSPPGVRHADTLAALRRRFAGWHEPIPALLDATRPDAVLHHDIHELATPLPTFAVGPIALLGDAAHAMTPNLGQGAGQALEDATVLAAALATEPTVDAALARYDAERRPRTRTLVRAARQAGRAGHQLTHPTAITLRNTALRLTPSRLTVRAFLRHTNWTPPSLG from the coding sequence ATGGGGCGTACCGCCTTGGTGGTCGGTGGGGGGATCGGGGGGCTGGCTGCCGCGATCGGGTTGCGGAGAGCCGGCTGGGAGGTGGCCGTCGTCGAACGCTCGCCCGTGCTGGCCGATGTGGGCGGTGGGATCTCCCTGCATGCCAATGGTGTGCGGGCGCTGGATGCGCTTGGTGTGGGAGAGGCGATACGGGCGGCCGCGCGGCCCCAGTACAGCGGGGGTACCCGTACCCCGGCGGGTGACTGGCTGATCCGGATGGACGGGGCGGCGATCGAGCGGGCGTCGGGGGTGCCGGTGTTCGGTGTCCGGTGGGCCGAGTTGCATCGCGTCCTGCGTGCGGCGCTGCCGGCCGGGTGCCTGCGGGTCGGCGCGGAGGTGATGTCCGTCGAGCGCGGCGGCACCGCCCCGGCGCGGGTGTCCCTGGCGAGCGGTGCGGAGCTGGAGGCGGATCTGGTGGTCGTCGCCGACGGCGTCCACAGCCGACTGCGCGGCCTGTTGTTCCCGCACCACCCCGGCCCCGCCTACAGCGGGTCGACCGTCCTGCGTGCCGTCACCGAGCACCCGGTCACGCTGACCGGCGACCTGGAACTCACCTGGGGAAAGGGCGCCGAGTTCGGGCACATCACCTTCCCCGACGGCCGCGCCGAATGGCACGCGGTGATCAAGTCACCGCCCGGTGTGCGGCACGCGGACACCCTCGCCGCGCTGCGCCGCCGGTTCGCCGGCTGGCACGAGCCGATCCCCGCGCTGCTGGACGCGACCCGCCCCGACGCCGTACTCCACCACGACATCCACGAACTGGCCACTCCCCTGCCGACGTTCGCCGTGGGCCCGATCGCCCTGCTCGGCGACGCGGCCCACGCCATGACCCCGAACCTCGGCCAGGGCGCCGGCCAGGCGCTGGAGGACGCCACCGTCCTCGCCGCCGCGCTCGCCACCGAGCCCACCGTCGACGCCGCGCTCGCCCGCTACGACGCCGAACGCCGCCCCCGCACCCGCACCCTCGTCCGCGCCGCCCGCCAAGCGGGCCGAGCGGGCCACCAGTTGACCCACCCCACGGCCATCACCCTGCGCAACACCGCCCTGCGCCTGACCCCGTCCCGCCTGACCGTCCGGGCGTTCCTCCGCCACACCAACTGGACTCCGCCAAGCCTGGGTTGA
- a CDS encoding DedA family protein gives MLESLGWLAAGPWIYAVVAASILLDVFLPVLPSGVLVVGAATAAAAGTATGAMPWDVPDILLLILSAATASVLGDLVAYRLAWRGSARLDRAIARSRRLTTAQERLGAALARGGGLVVVVARFAPAGRSVVSLGAGAARHRARDFLPWSALAGLAWAAYSVALGYLGAQWLGPTWLATAVSLAALFGAGAVAAYFMRGRSAGATAP, from the coding sequence GTGCTTGAGAGTCTGGGGTGGCTGGCCGCCGGCCCATGGATCTACGCCGTCGTGGCCGCGTCCATCCTCCTGGACGTGTTCCTTCCGGTCCTGCCGAGCGGTGTCCTGGTCGTCGGTGCGGCTACGGCCGCCGCGGCGGGGACGGCGACGGGGGCGATGCCGTGGGACGTCCCGGACATCCTGTTGCTGATCCTCTCCGCGGCCACCGCGTCCGTGCTCGGCGACCTGGTGGCGTACCGGCTGGCCTGGCGGGGCAGCGCCCGCCTGGACCGCGCCATCGCCCGCTCCCGGCGCCTGACGACCGCGCAGGAACGTCTCGGCGCGGCGCTCGCCCGAGGTGGCGGCCTCGTCGTCGTCGTCGCCCGCTTCGCGCCCGCCGGCCGCTCCGTCGTCTCCCTCGGCGCGGGCGCCGCCCGCCACCGCGCCCGCGACTTCCTCCCCTGGTCCGCCCTCGCCGGCCTCGCCTGGGCCGCGTACAGCGTCGCCCTCGGCTACCTCGGCGCGCAGTGGCTCGGGCCGACGTGGCTCGCCACGGCGGTGTCTTTGGCGGCGCTGTTCGGGGCAGGGGCGGTGGCGGCGTATTTCATGCGGGGGCGCTCCGCTGGGGCAACAGCGCCTTAG
- a CDS encoding AAA family ATPase, whose protein sequence is MTTEDVVRVIAEVSGVPAEQIAGIGGERIDYEQALGGSVFGQRDAVGVVAGELRRIKAGLAGASGGPASVMLFAGLTGTGKTELAKTVASFYSASKRLVTYPMANFTEAHSVSGIIGSPPGYIGYERGGKLINELNADPYGVFLLDEAEKAHSEVWRPFLNLFDEGWIVDQRGVKAHGDRAIFILTSNAGAEIISRMTREGRPEKEIVAAVKEALLRVGDQSRGGPVFSPEFMARIDRIIVFRPLDLEAMVGICLKTVDKQRAWWLEKREKELVVPESLIDYVARRGHLANEESGGKEGGRVIGKLLKELIDQPLLLEGERREEEFRRCDRIECVFHAAGPDGPWTEIRFSPAQEKEQEKETETETETEQETRWQEVQE, encoded by the coding sequence GTGACCACCGAGGACGTGGTGCGGGTCATCGCCGAGGTGTCGGGCGTGCCCGCCGAGCAGATCGCCGGCATCGGTGGCGAGCGGATCGACTACGAACAGGCGCTGGGCGGCTCCGTCTTCGGCCAGCGGGACGCGGTCGGGGTGGTCGCCGGCGAGCTGCGCCGCATCAAGGCGGGCCTGGCCGGGGCGAGCGGCGGCCCCGCGTCGGTGATGCTCTTCGCCGGGCTGACCGGCACGGGCAAGACCGAACTGGCCAAGACCGTCGCGAGTTTCTACTCCGCCTCCAAACGCCTGGTGACCTACCCCATGGCGAACTTCACCGAGGCGCACAGCGTGTCGGGCATCATCGGCTCCCCGCCGGGATACATCGGCTACGAGCGCGGCGGCAAACTCATCAACGAGCTGAACGCGGACCCGTACGGCGTCTTCCTGCTCGACGAGGCGGAGAAGGCCCACTCCGAGGTCTGGCGGCCCTTCCTCAACCTCTTCGACGAGGGCTGGATCGTCGACCAGCGGGGCGTCAAGGCCCATGGCGACCGGGCGATCTTCATCCTCACCAGCAACGCGGGCGCGGAGATCATCTCCCGGATGACACGGGAGGGCCGGCCCGAGAAGGAGATCGTGGCCGCGGTGAAGGAGGCGCTGCTCCGGGTCGGGGACCAGTCGCGGGGCGGGCCGGTCTTCTCCCCCGAGTTCATGGCGCGCATCGACCGGATCATCGTGTTCCGGCCGCTGGATCTGGAGGCGATGGTCGGCATCTGCCTCAAGACGGTCGACAAGCAGCGGGCGTGGTGGCTGGAGAAGCGAGAGAAGGAGCTGGTCGTTCCCGAGTCGCTGATCGACTACGTCGCCCGGCGTGGACATCTGGCGAACGAGGAGTCGGGGGGCAAGGAGGGTGGCCGCGTCATCGGCAAGCTCCTCAAGGAACTGATCGACCAGCCGCTCCTGCTCGAAGGGGAGCGGCGGGAGGAGGAGTTCCGGCGGTGTGACCGGATCGAGTGCGTGTTCCATGCCGCCGGGCCCGACGGGCCCTGGACGGAGATCCGCTTCAGTCCGGCCCAGGAGAAGGAGCAGGAGAAGGAGACGGAGACGGAGACGGAGACGGAGCAGGAGACCCGGTGGCAGGAGGTCCAGGAGTGA
- a CDS encoding serine/threonine-protein kinase produces the protein MSGHGDGTDLRSFEGRVINDRYLLTKWIGGGAFGAVFLSEQRILGRPVRRVACKISRDAGMTEADAREKFADILRLAEAMDGMTDSEARRHLVHVYDGGLAHDAGGRAFLVMEFVQGTTLADQFASMKTVPAPQLFKWARQICVALRGLHALDQPLLHRDLKPDNVLLGSDLTVRLIDFGLAARLLESGSVPGVVGTLTYMAPETSQGQSVPASDLYSLGVLMYEGLTGRLPFEHLIPPPGLPDTMHGIWLYEQKQGSRAAPPSRLNNTVTPEIDEVVLRCLEFEPARRFRSAQELLDALDRAHAGPRRPSPGAIALEEAREQAAKGDAAGACRTLRVCLDSKSGEVPPPLRLAMLNELARLFDAQGDPAGAARHLAEAWELVRDSALLRTRRERCELLSRAADAYGRAGNTYQAARFEDLLRRERSRG, from the coding sequence GTGAGTGGCCACGGGGACGGGACCGATCTGCGGTCGTTCGAGGGGCGGGTGATCAACGACCGTTATCTGCTCACCAAGTGGATCGGCGGCGGTGCCTTCGGTGCCGTGTTCCTCAGCGAGCAGCGCATCCTCGGCCGTCCCGTCCGCCGGGTCGCCTGCAAGATCTCCCGGGACGCGGGGATGACCGAGGCGGACGCCCGGGAGAAGTTCGCCGACATCCTGCGGCTGGCCGAGGCGATGGACGGGATGACCGACTCCGAGGCCCGCCGTCACCTCGTCCATGTGTACGACGGGGGGCTGGCCCATGACGCCGGCGGCCGGGCGTTCCTGGTGATGGAGTTCGTCCAGGGCACCACGCTCGCCGACCAGTTCGCGAGCATGAAGACCGTACCGGCCCCGCAGTTGTTCAAGTGGGCGCGGCAGATCTGTGTGGCGCTGCGCGGACTGCACGCCCTGGACCAGCCGTTGCTGCACCGGGACCTCAAGCCGGACAACGTGCTGTTGGGCTCGGATCTGACCGTACGGCTGATCGACTTCGGTCTCGCCGCCCGGCTGCTGGAGTCCGGGTCGGTCCCCGGCGTCGTCGGCACCCTCACCTACATGGCACCGGAGACCTCCCAGGGCCAGAGCGTGCCCGCGTCCGACCTGTACTCGCTCGGGGTGCTGATGTACGAGGGGCTGACCGGCCGGCTGCCGTTCGAGCACCTCATACCGCCGCCGGGGCTGCCCGACACGATGCACGGCATCTGGCTGTACGAGCAGAAGCAGGGGAGTCGCGCGGCGCCGCCGTCACGGTTGAACAACACGGTGACGCCGGAGATCGACGAAGTCGTGCTGCGCTGCCTGGAGTTCGAGCCCGCGCGGCGGTTCCGCAGCGCGCAGGAACTCCTGGACGCGCTGGACCGGGCCCATGCCGGACCCCGTCGTCCGTCGCCGGGCGCGATCGCGCTGGAGGAGGCTCGTGAGCAGGCGGCGAAGGGGGATGCGGCGGGGGCCTGCCGCACGCTGCGCGTCTGTCTGGACTCCAAGTCGGGGGAGGTCCCCCCTCCCCTCCGGCTGGCGATGCTGAACGAACTCGCCCGGCTGTTCGACGCGCAGGGCGACCCGGCCGGCGCCGCACGGCACCTCGCCGAGGCGTGGGAGCTGGTGCGTGACAGTGCGCTGTTGCGTACGCGGAGGGAGCGGTGCGAGTTGCTGTCGCGGGCCGCCGACGCGTATGGGCGGGCCGGGAACACGTATCAGGCCGCGCGGTTCGAGGATCTGCTGCGGCGTGAGAGGAGCCGGGGGTGA
- a CDS encoding Hsp70 family protein, whose protein sequence is MTQYVSKAVGIDLGTTNSAVAVMNPSDTDIVIHQDGMNARTTPSCVWRNPRSGELVVGRKAFARVGSEPQPITSVKRLMGSPTTVSLAPGEERTPVEISAEILREMKRQIERDVTEFDTQDVSWVVDRAVVTVPAYFDQPQIDATRKAAESAGLRVVDLLHEPTAAASYYCWRTGTRDGTFLVYDLGGGTFDVSVVRCKAGDFKVLGISGNTMLGGDDIDTALARHIQQLLIDDDWAMDLDLENDAEDRLRFRQLKSLAESAKKGLSDRTEFMLRDAGGLTDKDGQRVVIDTLMERTELERIARPLLERTFQYCDEALDQATTEAGITLADVDQIILAGGSTHLPLVRQMVRERLCSPAPGADGPRARCAEPVYEQVDTVVALGAAVRASAVGGLDILNEERTVRVGFRGTVVTATDRTVVGGTVEALDPDLALTGGSVRLSTEEYEDEAPLKPGGSFAFTRIPVQPDAQSLLTVEVFDADGELLATVGRAVVHDRDAGAKPVGSPVNAAINAKPILLEVSREGRTEREPLIPALRPLPFKDRYDFSHPGDTTTVEFRLYQQARQIQVIKVPVPSSTPRGTVIDLDVEMDVHSLITVRGSIGDHPFEALVEVPPEAELPDEEQVAELKRRFEQGVEFLPAGEAAVKTAKMEMAQTAFKDALARGEKAVAGHEFEEMQAIADSVGKHETGDLQPPRADFEKLVRDCAELNRYVASFSAETETPHDEREIAQAIEVQRDQGERALSAGDQRSYSEVITQLQHIFDHLRTLAYRHHQQTQPLAETEMAASQLQSALDTLRQVRTQVQASPAATPEHRHEVESIAQRLAGLQALLAQDPRRVQQEAAQERQRLIRLKSIIGGPFDDPDDSGIPVATR, encoded by the coding sequence ATGACGCAGTACGTGAGCAAGGCCGTCGGCATCGACCTGGGGACCACCAACAGCGCGGTGGCGGTGATGAATCCGAGCGACACCGACATCGTGATCCACCAGGACGGCATGAACGCCCGTACGACGCCGAGCTGTGTGTGGCGCAATCCGCGCAGCGGCGAACTGGTCGTCGGCCGCAAGGCGTTCGCGCGGGTCGGCAGCGAGCCGCAGCCGATCACCTCCGTCAAACGCCTGATGGGATCACCCACGACGGTGTCGCTGGCACCCGGCGAGGAACGCACGCCCGTCGAGATCTCCGCCGAGATCCTGCGGGAGATGAAGCGGCAGATCGAGCGGGACGTGACGGAGTTCGACACCCAGGACGTGAGCTGGGTGGTCGACCGGGCCGTCGTCACCGTCCCCGCGTACTTCGACCAGCCGCAGATCGACGCCACCCGCAAGGCGGCGGAGAGCGCCGGGCTGCGGGTGGTGGACCTGCTGCACGAGCCGACGGCCGCCGCGAGCTACTACTGCTGGCGCACCGGCACCCGGGACGGCACGTTCCTGGTCTACGACCTCGGCGGCGGCACCTTCGACGTGAGCGTGGTGCGCTGCAAGGCCGGCGACTTCAAGGTCCTCGGCATCAGCGGCAACACCATGCTCGGCGGCGACGACATCGACACCGCCCTCGCCCGCCACATCCAGCAGTTGCTCATCGACGACGACTGGGCGATGGACCTGGACCTGGAGAACGACGCGGAGGACCGGCTGCGCTTCCGGCAGCTGAAGTCCCTCGCGGAGTCCGCGAAGAAGGGCCTGTCGGACCGTACGGAGTTCATGCTCCGCGACGCCGGCGGGCTCACCGACAAGGACGGGCAGCGGGTCGTCATCGACACGCTGATGGAGCGGACGGAGCTGGAGAGGATCGCCCGGCCGCTGCTGGAGCGCACCTTCCAGTACTGCGACGAGGCGCTCGACCAGGCGACCACGGAGGCCGGGATCACCCTCGCCGACGTGGACCAGATCATCCTGGCCGGGGGCTCCACCCATCTGCCGCTGGTCCGGCAGATGGTGCGCGAGCGGCTCTGCTCGCCCGCCCCCGGCGCCGACGGGCCGCGGGCCAGGTGCGCCGAGCCGGTGTACGAGCAGGTGGACACGGTCGTCGCGCTGGGCGCCGCCGTGCGGGCGTCGGCGGTGGGCGGCCTGGACATCCTGAACGAGGAGCGGACGGTCCGGGTCGGTTTCCGCGGCACTGTCGTCACGGCCACGGACCGCACGGTCGTCGGCGGTACGGTCGAGGCGCTCGACCCCGACCTCGCTCTCACCGGCGGCTCGGTGCGGCTCAGCACCGAGGAGTACGAGGACGAGGCGCCGCTCAAGCCGGGCGGCAGCTTCGCGTTCACTCGCATTCCCGTCCAGCCGGACGCACAGAGCCTGCTCACCGTCGAAGTGTTCGACGCGGACGGGGAGTTGCTGGCGACGGTCGGTCGTGCGGTCGTCCACGACCGTGACGCCGGGGCCAAGCCGGTCGGCAGTCCGGTCAACGCGGCCATCAACGCCAAGCCGATCCTGCTGGAGGTGTCCCGCGAGGGCCGTACGGAGCGCGAGCCGCTGATCCCCGCGCTACGGCCGCTGCCCTTCAAGGACCGCTACGACTTCAGCCACCCCGGCGACACCACCACCGTGGAGTTCCGGCTGTACCAGCAGGCCCGGCAGATCCAGGTCATCAAGGTGCCGGTGCCGTCCTCGACGCCCCGGGGCACGGTCATCGACCTCGACGTGGAGATGGACGTGCACTCGCTCATCACCGTGCGCGGCTCGATCGGCGACCACCCCTTCGAGGCGCTCGTCGAGGTGCCGCCGGAGGCGGAACTGCCCGACGAGGAGCAGGTGGCCGAGCTGAAGCGGCGCTTCGAGCAGGGCGTGGAGTTCCTGCCCGCGGGCGAGGCGGCCGTGAAGACGGCCAAGATGGAGATGGCTCAGACCGCCTTCAAGGACGCCCTCGCCCGGGGCGAGAAGGCGGTAGCGGGCCATGAGTTCGAAGAAATGCAGGCGATCGCCGACTCCGTCGGCAAGCACGAGACCGGGGATCTGCAACCGCCCCGGGCGGACTTCGAGAAGCTCGTCCGCGACTGCGCCGAACTCAACCGGTACGTCGCCTCGTTCAGCGCCGAGACCGAGACCCCGCACGACGAACGGGAGATCGCCCAGGCCATCGAGGTCCAGCGGGACCAGGGCGAGCGGGCCCTGAGCGCCGGCGACCAGCGGTCGTACTCCGAGGTCATCACCCAACTCCAGCACATCTTCGACCACTTGAGGACGCTGGCGTACCGGCACCACCAGCAGACCCAGCCGCTCGCCGAGACCGAGATGGCCGCGTCCCAGCTGCAGAGCGCCCTGGACACCCTGCGCCAGGTCCGCACCCAGGTCCAGGCCTCGCCCGCCGCCACCCCCGAGCACCGCCACGAGGTGGAGAGCATCGCCCAGCGGCTCGCCGGGCTGCAGGCGCTCCTCGCCCAGGATCCGCGCCGGGTCCAGCAGGAGGCCGCGCAGGAACGCCAGCGCCTGATCCGCCTGAAGAGCATCATCGGGGGTCCGTTCGACGACCCGGACGACTCCGGAATCCCGGTGGCCACCCGATGA
- a CDS encoding tetratricopeptide repeat protein yields MTAAAAAASAMHIRCPVVLCRRENPYGTELCAGCRTPLAGYARLHTYPAYLFNRGLALAREGHLTAARDCFAAVVLWCPTDTEARNALALTALHLGDPLEAHRHWTESLSRRPGDLKATRGLARLAELAGADERDERGGPGEPAGSGGSADAAAPSEPDVAGVLEVPGAPEVPVEVSELGEAVESIASAEPSEPAEPSASAEPSEPAEPSASAEPSEPAEPIEPAESVEPAESIEPAESIEPAESVEPAESIEPAESVEPAESVEPGGRGEAIEPVGGGGGGDESGISGRFSGSG; encoded by the coding sequence ATGACCGCCGCCGCTGCCGCTGCCAGTGCGATGCACATCCGCTGCCCGGTGGTCCTGTGCCGCAGGGAGAACCCGTACGGTACGGAGCTCTGCGCGGGCTGCCGTACGCCGCTGGCCGGCTACGCGCGCCTGCACACGTACCCGGCGTACCTGTTCAACCGGGGTCTCGCCCTCGCCCGCGAGGGCCACCTCACCGCCGCACGGGACTGCTTCGCCGCCGTCGTCCTCTGGTGCCCCACCGACACCGAGGCCCGCAACGCCCTCGCCCTGACCGCCCTCCACCTCGGCGACCCCCTGGAGGCCCACCGCCACTGGACAGAGTCCCTGAGCCGCAGGCCGGGGGACCTGAAGGCGACGCGGGGGCTTGCGCGGTTGGCGGAGCTTGCGGGGGCGGATGAACGGGATGAGCGTGGCGGTCCGGGTGAGCCTGCCGGGTCCGGCGGATCCGCCGACGCTGCGGCGCCGAGCGAGCCGGATGTAGCTGGTGTGCTGGAAGTACCGGGGGCGCCCGAAGTGCCTGTCGAGGTCTCCGAGCTGGGCGAGGCCGTCGAGTCCATCGCATCCGCCGAGCCCAGCGAACCCGCAGAGCCCAGCGCATCCGCCGAGCCCAGCGAACCCGCAGAGCCCAGCGCATCCGCCGAGCCCAGCGAACCCGCAGAGCCCATCGAGCCCGCAGAGTCCGTCGAGCCCGCAGAGTCCATCGAGCCCGCAGAGTCCATCGAGCCCGCAGAGTCCGTCGAGCCCGCAGAGTCCATCGAGCCCGCAGAGTCCGTCGAGCCCGCAGAGTCCGTCGAGCCCGGCGGGCGGGGCGAGGCGATCGAGCCGGTCGGGGGCGGCGGGGGCGGAGACGAGTCCGGGATCAGCGGGAGGTTTTCAGGGAGCGGATGA